The window AGGAGACTATTATGGATCTTCCGAAAATCTATATCAATGGAGGCAAACGCGGTTATCTTGTAGGCATCGACCCGAAGGATCTGATGCGCGTACTGAGTCCAATCCTTGTGAAAGTCGCCATCTGATTAGACAATATTCTAATTGACAATCAAAAAAAAGACAGATATTGATCTGCCGGTAGATTTTATCAGGTTTTTATCCTTGAAATACGACAGGCTTTTGATTAGCTGTTCTTAATATCACAAATCTGCCAATGCTTAAGTCAATTAAAACATATGCGATAACTTCTATAACCATGTATGGAGCAAAGTTGTAGACTTTATATCTGCAATATTGAGGAAGAAGATGAAGAAGATTATATGTGTTTTGGTTGTGTTTTTTATAGGTATATCAAATTATCTTTTTGCTGATAACAATACTCCCTTAAGAACAGGGCAGAATGATACATTACCTTTAATGGATCGAATAAGGGAATTAAAACCGGAGAGAAAAGAGCTTACCGCAAAATCAGAAAATAACTTTCAAGAAATTGAATCAAATACAAAGTCTCCAGGCAGGAATGGAAAGAAGTATGTCCAAAATCCGGTAAAAGCACTTACTGTAAAAGCTGCAACTCTTTTCAAAGAAGGTCTGGGTTTATACAATACAAAACGCTATCAAGAGGCTATCGGGGTATACTCCGAAAGTCTTAAATTAACTCCAAAAGATGCAAGCATATTTTTTAATAGGGGCCTGACTTACCAACACATTGCTCAATATGATGAGGCCATTTCCGATTACAACCATGTAATAGAATTAACCCCGTGGAGTGCGGATGTATATTACAATCGCGGGATAGCCTATCATCAACTCGGCGAACTTGACTCGGCAATAAAAGATTACAGCAAGGCTATCGAATTAGACCCGAACGATGCCAACGCATATTGGAATCGCGGCATAGCCTTGTCCGATAAAGGCGAATATGGGCGGGCTGCATCGGATTATTGCAAAGTAATAGATATGAAACCCACTTTAACCGCATTTGAACAAATGAGCAAAAAATGACCGGGATTTCACTGAAAAAAAACTTATAATTCAAGAACTGGCTTAAATGTTTTAAGTCATTTACTTACCTTACCAAATCATTTTCCGAGTCTATAATAATAAAAGCGATAATTCATAATTTGGAGAAGATTATGTGTCGTGTGATAAGCGTGTTGGTAAGATATGGATGAAGCCCGAAAACCTGGTAAAATAAATCGTTAACACTGTGTTAACGATTTCTTAAATCTCTATAAAGTCAACAAGAACGCTGCTTCGCACGATATCACTTTTAAAACTGGTTCCTACAAAACAAGTATATAGTCTTTTTACTTGGATCGTGAATTATGGGAAGAGACGTTGGTTTTATAAACAGCATCACGGGTGCAAAAAACAAGACCTGGCCCCCAGTCTTTCCCTAAATTATATATCTTTACAATAAGCACTGTTAAGAGTATCATTAATAGTGCGAATATGATATTAAAGTCTAATTATTATTTAATAGTTACAGGAGGTTGCAATGGGAACAGTTATTACTGCCAATGAGCTTAAGACAAAGGGTGTTATAGCATTAGACAAAGCTACAGGCTCCGGCGAGGAAGCAATTATATCTGTGAGAGGCAAGAATCGCTTTGTGGTTTTACCCATCGAACAATATAACCATTTAAGAGAATGCGAGTTGGAGGCGGCTCTGCGTGAAGCGAAGGATGATCTTGCAAAAGGCAAGTTTAAAAAAGAAACTGTTGAGAAACATATCAAGAGAATGACTCGTGGCTGAAATCCTATACACAGATAGTTATAACAAAAGTGCGAAGAAATTTCTCAAGAAACATCCGGAACTTCTCAGTCAGTATGAAAAAACACTTAAATTGCTGGAAATCAATCCTTTGCATCCATCGTTGAGGCTGCACAAACTTCAGGGAAGATTATCTGACCTGCATTCGGTATCTATCAACATATCATACAGAATCTCAATCTTCTTTATTGTTGAGGATAATAAAATTATACCCATCGATATTGGAACTCATGAAGAAGTCTACTGAAAGGTGAATTTAAGTTCGGTCAGGCTCTATGTTGTGGACATTGAAGTTGAATTCGCCACAGAAAATCTCCAACGAAAAGACTTAAATCCCATAGATCAGGCCAAAGGCATACTTGCCTTTTTTCAGGCAAAACATTTCGATAAAAAGTACAGTTTGGATGGGGTGATGAGTATACTGGTAGATATCCAACTTAGACCTGAAAAGCTATCGAGCGAGATTACATTCACTGTGAATGTAATCTCCGAAATCTCCGGAAAGTCTTATCCTACCTTGTTCCGCACGATATCCCTATTAAAACTGGTTTCTAAAATTCAGGACGTAATTGTCTCTCCGCTGTCGTGATTAAACCTACCGGTGGAAAACTTCCTGTTTCACAGGGATATCTCTTTGCCGCTAACCTTGGAAGTCCTGACTTTTTGGTGAATTCAACTTCAAAGTGCACCACCTAGAGCCTGCCGATAGACTTAATGAGGTGTCTGGTAGTTGAGACACTTCCTGGGTCTATTATTCAGTTTTTTGCTACAAGTGCAACTTCTTTTTCCGAGATCCTGCGAAAATCTGTTCATTGAAAGGAAAGGATTATTAATAGAAATGTGTCTGTTGTATTATTATAGGTATGGTTTTTTATAACACCTACGAAGCAAGTATATGTGCTTTTGACCTATATCGTGAATTACGCTTAAAAAGCAGGTATGCTCATGGGTTCTGAGAATCGTCAGAAGTAAAAATCTAAAGTGTGCAACGCATCCTTCTATAATATTACAATAATTGTTGTATTTGACCTACACAAGTTGTAGTAAATATCCTACATACAAATAAATTATGATTAGTTATATTTTGTTAAACAGTTATAATATTTATGTCATATGGAGGAAAAGGATGAAAATTATTTTCTGTAAATCCAGATTTATTCTATTTGTTTTGGTTGCCCTCTGTGCGACAGTCAGCGTAGGACACGCAATAACAATTAACTCTGCATATCGATCGGTTGTGGCAGGTGTAGGCTATTCAAACAGCAATAGCATCGGTCTTTTTGATCAAACTGTTAGCGACATGCAAAGCTATCCGGTTCCAATGTTTGACGAAGGTGGAACATATATAGGAGATTATACGGTTTTCATGGGCGCCAATGCATCCCAAACCAGCACTATTTCCTTGGAGAACAGTGGAAAACTTCTTAATGTGACAGGCTTTGGCTCCACTTCTTCATGGAGTTCCGATCCAAATTATATGTTTCCAATAGGTGGTTCTTCTTCTCTTTATCTGGAATTTACCCCTCTGAACCCCGCAACATTCAGTCTAAGTGATAGTGGGTGCTCTAATTGTCTTGCAACCTTAAATAATTCGTTTTTTGATAGTAATACTGGTACACTAATCCCAAATCATACCTATTCATTAAATTTGGAATTTTATGGATATTCTGACGGTGAAATCAGCTTTCAAGTCACGGAAACACCGGTTCCCCTTCCTCCTGCGGTATGGCTTCTTGGCTCTGGCCTCCTTAGTTTCATAGGACTCAAGAGGAAATATCTGGAATAGACCTTATATTTATCAAAGAATCTTCGAAGGCAGGGTCAATTTGACACTGCCTTTTTTGTTCCTCATCTCTCAAATGTTGCCATTTGTAATCTGTTATCGTGCGTACAAAGATGTTTATGTTTGTTCAGGGAAGGGGCTTGTACCTCAGGAAAAATCCACGCAGTGTGCATTTCGGAAAAAAAGTAGTGCTTCTGGCGAAAACCACGCAGGGAGGACCAAATAGCGCAGAGCCTTGACTTTTACAGCGGAAATAACGCAGACGAATCTAATGCAAGAAACAAGACCTGGCCCCTGTTTTTCCCAATAAAAAACAGCATACTATAATGCTCATTGAACCATCCGGGTTATACTTTCCCTGTCTGCTTGTGCACTTGGCAAGGTTGGCTGTTCATCACAGGTGAATTGTGACTACACTTATGTAATCATCAGGACACGACAATTTGCATAATATCCTACAGACTTTGTCATAAATATCCTACAGACAAAAAGAAAAAAATGTTATACAAAGTTATTAAAATAAAAAGGTAGGCCACGTACAAGTGCAGAATGGAAAATCAAAGGTTATTTCATTAAGAGACTTTGGCTGACCGGTGCAACATAATCTATTTTGCATTATTTATTTTAGGCAACAACACAAATTATATTAAATTAAGGGGGTACCATCATGAAACACCGTAGCGTAATGATTTTTTTAGCATTTACATCAATATGCACAATGATTTTTTTTGCATCTAACTCTTTTGCCGCCTTGCTTATCGATGATTTTAGTAACACAGCCACTACCGCACTATCGTGGAAACAAAAGAACTTTGACTCAAATCAAACAGTTGCCCAAATCAATGACCAGGTGGAAATAACGATAGGAGGGAGTTCGAGCGGGCCCGATTTTAGTGCGGGCCTGAGAAGCAAGTTCGAATTGAAGGGTGATTTCGACATCAGGATCAAATTCCAGTTACTTGACTGGCCTGCCGCCAACGGAGTTAGAGCTGGTATACAGTACGGCAGTAAGGACTTTCCTGGTAATGGCCAGGTTGTCCGGCAGAGTGTCGGGGCAGGTGAGCCGCCAAACCCAAAGGAAAATTTCGTTACCAATTTTCAGGAAGTAGGCTCCATGGATGTAACCTTTATCCCGCAAGGAGCGACGATAGGTGGATTAAGGCTTCAAAGAGAGGGTTCGGTCATGACAGGATACTATAGTATATCTTACGGCACCTGGAATTTGATTGATTCCCATGATTATTCTGCGACGGGAGCCTTGGGAGAATGGGTAGGCATAGGTCTCGCTGCATGGAGCCATACGACTTTAATTGGTTCAGAAGGAGAAATCATTTCCCCTGTTTTTTCCGGTCAAGACGTAAAAGTTGCTTTTGATAACTTAAACATCACTTATGACACAATGCGAGACATGCACCATCCTGTTCCCGTTCCCCCTTCACTTCTTCTCCTTGCTCCCGGACTTGCCGGACTTATAGCTGCCAGAAGAAGATTTAAAAAGTAACCCGTCGTTCGATCATTTGAGGCAGGGTCAGAAATGACTCTGCCTTTTTTATTTATCATTCAAGTAAGGAATAATTACCAATTGCAATCTTGCACTCTGTTCATAAATCCATTTTATTTAGTTCAGGAAGTTGTTTGTGCCTCAGGCAGAAACCGCGAAGCATGACTTTCGGAAAGAAAGCAGTGCTTCAAGCAAAAACCGCACAGCGTGACATACAGGAAGCTACGCATTAACTGGATGAACAAGAACTATCTTGTTGAACAGCGCGAACTGGTGATTCTTTGCCGGCCGCCGGAGTGTAATGAGTGTTTTTGTCAAGGACAGCCCGACATCGGTGCTTATCTTAATGGAAAATATGAGTTTATTTATATGAAACCCTGTCAAGGTTTTTTGGAAATATTGACAATCTCTATCCTGACTGTAACCTCTTGTTCAGGGATATTATATATCAAAACATTTTCTTTCACTTCCCCGATAGTTTTAAGTTTCTCATAAAGTTCTTTCAGCTTTTGAGCTGGAAAAACTGCTGTTAGGATTTCAATGTTTTCTTGTGATATCTGCTTGATATCTGCTGCGCCAAAACTTTTAAGCATATCTTTGATTTCACTGCCAACAGAAATAACTTTATCAGCTTTAACTGTCATAATAATGGTTTGCTGTTTTCCTACAGCAGATGCTTTTAATTGCATTTCATTGGAGGCTGGGTTACGTCCGAGCTGGTATTTTCCCCCTGAATCAGTAGCAGCAATATCCCCTTTTTTCTTATGTGCAGGCTCAGGGACCCCGGCTGATAATGGGGCAGACTGAAGGGCTTTGCTTTTCAATCCTGTTTCCCGTTCTTTGACAGATCCGGCAGGGACAGACTGGAGCGGAGCAGACAATCCAGGTACTGGCAGCTTCGGCGCAGGCTGGACTTCCCTGGGGATTATAATATCCGCGGTTTCTTTCATTGGCTGGGAAGATACAACCTTATTTTTTTCGTAATGTTCTCTAAGGGCTGCTTTCTCTTTGGAAACCGGGGTAGATAATATTACAGTCTTCCTGTTTTGTTTATCCGGATAATCAGTGGTCTGTGTCTGTTCGGATGGCGTCTGTGTCTGTCCGGATGGTGCCTGTGTCTGTCCGGATGGTGCCTGAAGGGACCGTATTTCCGGTCCTGTTGCCTTAAAAACATAGATTGCCATTACTACTACCAGACAAGTGGCAAATACCTCCATTGGAATCTTGATATGGAGGGGGAAGAAAAGCTTCCGGAATATCCCGGTTCTCTTTTCAGCCTCTTCCCTGACATGTGCCATAATCTTATGCTTAAGCCAGGGCGGAGGTTCTATTTCTTCAAGGTTTCGAACGAGTTCTGTTGTCTTTTTAATATTTTCAAGTGCTTTACTGCACTGTTTACACATTGCAAGATGTTCCTCAATGAGTTCTTGTTCCTGAGGAGCGACATCTCCGTCCAGATAAGCTGAAAGTCTTTTTTCTATGTCCGCACATCTATTCATAGATCACCAAGCACCTTTTTCAGGCAGTTTCTGAGAGCATCCCTTGCCCTGAAAAGCCGTGATTTAATTGTACCATCAGGCAATTTAAGGATATTACTTATTTCTTCATAAGAAAAACCCTGCATATCCCTCAAAATTACAACTTCTCTGGATGTTTCATCAAGCAGGCTGATACATTTCTGCACTTGCACCTGAACCTCCTTCTGCATAAGTTGTTCAACTACGGGTATTTCAGAGGATTGTGGCTCTATATTATAACTGCCGCTGTCGGTTTCGAAAGTATCATTGATGGATATCCCTTCATGATGGGAGCGGTTTTTCACTTGTTTCAGGCGATTTTTTGCATGATTTATCAGAATTCCGGTAAGCCAGGTAGAAAATCGTGCTTCTCCTCTAAATCTCTTTATTGACTTGAATGCTGACAAAAATGCCTCCTGTACAACATCGCAGGCATCCTCATAATCATCTGTCATTCTGTAGGCAATGTTTAACATCTTTTTCTGATGCCTCTCAACCAGCACCTCAAAGGCGTCAACATCCCCGTCCCTGCATAATAATACAAATTCAAGATCCTCATCCATCCTGTCTTTTATATCAACTTCCGCTTTATTAGACATATTATCCTTCAAAAATGTTCCATTACTATAATACAAAAATAAACGCCCTGCTGCAAACAAACAACAAGGCGTTAAAAACCAGAAGAGGTAACACTCCTTCGCAGTAAACTTCGGGCAATCTACACGCTTAAAATTAAAATAACCCCGTTACCTGTCCTGTCTCGGTGTCTACATCAATTCTCCTGAATGAAGGGTCTGAACCTGTGCCGGGCATCAGGCTTATTGCCCCTGTTACCGGACAGAGAAACCTTGCCCCTGTAAATACAAGGATGTCTCTCACCGGCAGTCTCCAGCCCTTCGGGACTCCTTTCAACTCCGGGTCATGGGATAGACTGAGATGTGTTTTTACCATCATAGTAAAATAATCTTTCTTTTCCGGATCAGCTTCCAGTTTTGCCAGTTTTGCCTCTGCATCCGGTATCCATAAAACCGTGCCTGCGCCGTAGATTTTCTTTGCGATTAAATCTACTCTTTCCTTTAAAGACATATCAAGAGGATAAAGAAACTGAAAATCCGTTTTTTCCTCACAGGCCTCGATAACCGCGTCTGCAAGTTCCAGTGCCCCGTCGCCGCCCTTTAACCAGTGCTCGGACACCGCTACACGGGCGCCTTCAGCCTCGGCATAGCGCTTTACAAGTGCAACTTCTTCTTTTGTGTCGCTGTTATAGCTGTTGATGCACACAACAGGCTTTATACCG of the Pseudomonadota bacterium genome contains:
- a CDS encoding sigma-70 family RNA polymerase sigma factor, which translates into the protein MSNKAEVDIKDRMDEDLEFVLLCRDGDVDAFEVLVERHQKKMLNIAYRMTDDYEDACDVVQEAFLSAFKSIKRFRGEARFSTWLTGILINHAKNRLKQVKNRSHHEGISINDTFETDSGSYNIEPQSSEIPVVEQLMQKEVQVQVQKCISLLDETSREVVILRDMQGFSYEEISNILKLPDGTIKSRLFRARDALRNCLKKVLGDL
- a CDS encoding plasmid stabilization protein, with protein sequence MAEILYTDSYNKSAKKFLKKHPELLSQYEKTLKLLEINPLHPSLRLHKLQGRLSDLHSVSINISYRISIFFIVEDNKIIPIDIGTHEEVY
- a CDS encoding DUF2275 domain-containing protein, which gives rise to MNRCADIEKRLSAYLDGDVAPQEQELIEEHLAMCKQCSKALENIKKTTELVRNLEEIEPPPWLKHKIMAHVREEAEKRTGIFRKLFFPLHIKIPMEVFATCLVVVMAIYVFKATGPEIRSLQAPSGQTQAPSGQTQTPSEQTQTTDYPDKQNRKTVILSTPVSKEKAALREHYEKNKVVSSQPMKETADIIIPREVQPAPKLPVPGLSAPLQSVPAGSVKERETGLKSKALQSAPLSAGVPEPAHKKKGDIAATDSGGKYQLGRNPASNEMQLKASAVGKQQTIIMTVKADKVISVGSEIKDMLKSFGAADIKQISQENIEILTAVFPAQKLKELYEKLKTIGEVKENVLIYNIPEQEVTVRIEIVNISKKP
- a CDS encoding tetratricopeptide repeat protein, which codes for MKKIICVLVVFFIGISNYLFADNNTPLRTGQNDTLPLMDRIRELKPERKELTAKSENNFQEIESNTKSPGRNGKKYVQNPVKALTVKAATLFKEGLGLYNTKRYQEAIGVYSESLKLTPKDASIFFNRGLTYQHIAQYDEAISDYNHVIELTPWSADVYYNRGIAYHQLGELDSAIKDYSKAIELDPNDANAYWNRGIALSDKGEYGRAASDYCKVIDMKPTLTAFEQMSKK